A genome region from Setaria italica strain Yugu1 chromosome III, Setaria_italica_v2.0, whole genome shotgun sequence includes the following:
- the LOC101755502 gene encoding COP9 signalosome complex subunit 5a encodes MEPTSSASIARQTWELENNIPAAATDPDAMDAIYRYDDAAQARAQQEKPWANDPHHFRRAKISALALLKMVVHARAGGTIEVMGLMQGKCEGDAIIVMDAFALPVEGTETRVNAQADAYEYMVEYSTINKQAGRLENVVGWYHSHPGYGCWLSGIDVSTQMLNQQFTEPFLAVVIDPTRTVSAGKVEIGAFRTYPKDYKPPDEPVSEYQTIPLNKIEDFGVHCKQYYALDITYFKSSLDSHLLDLLWNKYWVNTLSSSPLLGNRDYVAGQIFDLADKLEQAEGQLAHSRFGGMLMPSQRKKEQDESPLAKVTRDSSKITAEQVHGLMSQVIKDILFNSVHPSSKASTSAPDSSGPEPMVEA; translated from the exons ATGGAGCccacctcgtcggcgtcgatcGCGCGGCAGACGTGGGAGCTGGAGAACAACATCCCCGCGGCGGCCACCGACCCGGACGCGATGGACGCGATCTACCGCTACGACGACGCGGCGCAGGCGAGGGCGCAGCAGGAGAAGCCCTGGGCAAACGACCCGCACCACTTCCGCCGCGCCAAGATCTCCGCGCTCGCGCTCCTCAAGATGGTCGTCCACGCCCGCGCGGGGGGCACCATCGAGGTCATGGGGCTCATGCAGGGCAAGTGCGAGGGCGACGCCATCATCGTCATGGACGCCTTCGCTCTCCCCGTCGAGGGCACCGAGACTAGGGTCAATGCCCAGGCCGACGCCTACGAGTACATGGTCGAGTACTCAACCATCAACAAGCAG GCTGGGAGGTTGGAGAATGTAGTTGGCTGGTATCATTCACACCCTGGTTATGGATGCTGGCTGTCAGGCATTGATGTGTCAACTCAGATGCTTAATCAACAATTTACAGAGCCATTCTTGGCTGTTGTGATAGACCCTACAAGGACTGTTTCTGCTGGTAAAGTAGAGATTGGGGCTTTCAGGACATACCCAAAAGATTACAAGCCACCAGATGAGCCTGTGTCCGAGTATCAGACTATTCCACTCAACAAGATAGAAGATTTTGGTGTCCACTGCAAACAG TACTATGCTTTGGATATAACTTATTTCAAGTCATCCCTGGACTCTCACCTCCTTGATCTGCTCTGGAACAAGTACTGGGTCAACACATTGTCTTCATCACCACTTCTGGGCAACAGGGATTATGTTGCTGGGCAGATCTTTGATTTAG CTGATAAACTAGAGCAAGCGGAAGGCCAGCTGGCACACAGTCGATTTGGTGGTATGCTTATGCCATCACAACGGAAGAAAGAG CAAGATGAGTCTCCACTGGCCAAGGTAACTCGAGATAGCTCCAAAATCACAGCTGAACAGGTCCATGGTCTCATGTCACAG GTAATAAAAGACATCCTCTTCAACTCTGTCCACCCATCAAGCAAGGCAAGCACAAGTGCTCCAGATTCATCCGGGCCTGAGCCTATGGTTGAAGCCTGA
- the LOC101783344 gene encoding putative receptor protein kinase ZmPK1 translates to MFTSAFLLLASLPFPACSASGRRSTLWRGDSIAVEDASGDLLVSPSGNFSCGFYKVATNAYTFAIWFARSADATVAWAANRDAPVNGRGSRAGFRRDGSLVLQGFDGRVVWSTNTSGTQADRARLLDTGNLVVSDAAGRTLWQSFDWPTDTLLPEQPITRYKRLVSASARGLPYSGYYNLYFDSNNILNLIYDGPEISSNYWPDPFKKWWENNRTAYNSSRYGSLDRHGVFTASDHTRFNSSDVGEGVMRRLTLDYDGNLRLYSLDDGDGSWRVTWVALPRQCDVHGVCGRYGVCAYLPALACSCPEGFVASDAGDWSKGCRREFDVRCGEPVYFAEMPGFDFWGYDFNYTPGVTMETCRKMCLDDCNCQAFGYRMGVGECYPKISLWNGRAQDTSKQNIFLKVPTRLKNLNPTVLDFHGHACTVPEQNASVSASYFHVRGNKINFTYFYSFLTAAFVVEAIFIVVGYLFVFRADPAAGRVSDEEGYALLFSHFRRFTYDELSDVTGKFTDKLGRGASGTVYKGVLDDGRCIAVKRLDDLTQADEVFRSELSVIGRINHMNLVRMWGFCSEHSHRLLVSEFVENGSLDRALFSGDGERALGWRSRYKIAVGVAKGLAYLHHECLEWIVHCDVKPENILLDAELDPKITDFGLVKLLSRDACDRRLVLSRAQGTRGYIAPEWATSLPITGKADVFSFGVVLLELIRGHRLSDWVVVGGREEDVHMDLQLLVAWLKVKMKSDDERASWMEEFIDPRLRGDFSHLQAAAMLEMAVSCVDDDPNSRPSMNAVLQKLLSLEDAVTVRHA, encoded by the coding sequence ATGTTCACCTCAGCCTTTCTCCTGCTCGCCTCGTTGCCTTTCCCTGCGTGTTCGGCAAGCGGACGCCGGAGCACTCTATGGCGCGGCGACTCAATCGCCGTGGAAGACGCCTCCGGCGACCTCCTCGTGTCCCCCAGCGGCAACTTCTCGTGTGGCTTCTACAAGGTGGCCACCAACGCCTACACGTTCGCTATCTGGTTCGCCCGCTCCGCCGACGCCACCGTGGCGTGGGCGGCCAACCGCGACGCCCCCGTCAACGGCAGGGGCTCGCGCGCCGGGTTCCGCAGGGACGGCTCGCTGGTGCTGCAGGGCTTCGACGGCCGCGTGGTGTGGAGCACGAACACCAGCGGCACGCAGGCCGACCGCGCGCGGCTCCTCGACACCGGCAACCTCGTCGTGTCCGACGCCGCCGGGCGCacgctgtggcagagcttcgaCTGGCCGACGGACACGCTCCTCCCCGAGCAGCCCATCACCCGGTACAAGCGGCTggtgtcggcgtcggcgaggggcTTGCCGTACTCCGGCTACTACAACCTCTACTTCGACAGCAACAACATCCTCAACCTCATCTACGACGGCCCGGAGATCAGCAGCAACTACTGGCCGGACCCTTTCAAGAAGTGGTGGGAGAACAACCGAACGGCCTACAACAGCAGCCGGTACGGCAGCCTCGACAGGCACGGCGTCTTCACGGCGAGCGACCACACGCGgttcaactcctccgacgtggGCGAGGGCGTCATGAGGCGGCTGACGCTGGACTACGACGGCAACCTCCGGCTGTACAgcctcgacgacggcgacgggagCTGGCGCGTCACGTGGGTTGCGCTCCCGCGGCAGTGCGACGTGCACGGGGTCTGCGGCCGCTACGGCGTGTGCGCGTACCTGCCGGCGCTGGCGTGCTCTTGCCCGGAGGGGTTCGTCGCCAGCGACGCTGGCGACTGGAGCAAAGGGTGCCGCCGCGAGTTCGACGTCCGGTGCGGCGAGCCCGTCTACTTCGCGGAGATGCCGGGTTTTGACTTCTGGGGGTACGACTTCAACTACACCCCGGGTGTCACGATGGAGACGTGCCGGAAGATGTGCCTGGACGACTGCAACTGCCAGGCGTTCGGGTACAGGATGGGCGTCGGCGAGTGCTATCCCAAGATCTCGCTCTGGAACGGCCGGGCTCAGGACACCAGTAAGCAGAACATCTTCCTCAAGGTCCCGACGCGTCTCAAGAACCTGAACCCGACCGTGCTGGACTTCCATGGCCATGCCTGCACCGTGCCCGAGCAGAACGCCAGCGTCAGCGCCTCCTACTTCCATGTCAGGGGGAACAAGATAAACTTCACCTACTTCTACTCGTTTCTCACGGCGGCGTTCGTcgtggaagccattttcatcgTCGTCGGCTACTTGTTCGTCTTCCGAGCCGACCCGGCCGCAGGACGGGTCAGCGATGAGGAAGGGTACGCGCTTCTGTTCAGCCACTTCAGGCGGTTCACCTACGACGAGCTATCAGACGTGACTGGCAAGTTCACGGACAAGCTCGGACGGGGGGCGTCAGGGACCGTGTACAAGGGCGTGCTCGACGACGGCCGCTGCATCGCCGTGAAGCGGCTAGACGACCTGACGCAGGCGGACGAGGTGTTCCGGTCGGAGCTGAGCGTGATCGGGCGGATCAACCACATGAACCTGGTCAGGATGTGGGGGTTCTGCTCGGAGCACTCGCACCGGCTCCTGGTCTCCGAGTTCGTGGAGAACGGCTCGCTCGACAGGGCCCTCttcagcggcgacggcgagcgcgcgTTGGGGTGGCGCTCGAGGTACAAgatcgccgtcggcgtcgccaAGGGCCTGGCATACCTCCACCACGAGTGCCTGGAGTGGATCGTGCACTGCGACGTGAAACCGGAGAACATCCTGCTGGACGCCGAGCTTGATCCCAAGATCACCGACTTCGGGCTGGTGAAGCTGCTCAGCCGGGACGCGTGCGACCGGCGGCTGGTGCTGTCGCGGGCGCAGGGCACCAGGGGATACATCGCGCCGGAGTGGGCGACGAGCCTACCGATCACGGGGAAGGCCGACGTGTTCAGCTTCGGCGTCGTGCTCCTGGAGCTGATCAGGGGGCACAGGTTGTCCGACTGGGTGGTGGTGGGAGGCCGGGAAGAGGATGTGCACATGGATTTACAGCTGCTCGTCGCCTGGCTCAAGGTGAAGATGAAGAGCGACGATGAGAGGGCTTCGTGGATGGAGGAGTTCATCGATCCTCGGCTGCGCGGTGATTTCAGCCACTTGCAGGCGGCGGCAATGCTGGAGATGGCGGTGTCGTGCGTGGATGACGATCCCAATAGTAGACCGAGCATGAACGCTGTTCTGCAGAAGCTCCTGTCGCTGGAAGATGCAGTGACCGTGCGCCATGCGTGA
- the LOC101783746 gene encoding loricrin, protein MVRASLLAAASGAAAATQQHAHLSGVAIVALAVAATVAVAAIAAFGCAQGAKKPPRHNNNNVYYYGQGYPPPPAGAYGYPAQQPAPGYGYAYPQQQSAGRPGRSGLGSGAAGLAVGAVGGLAAGAVIGSALNSGGGGCGGGGCGGGGCGGGCGG, encoded by the coding sequence ATGGTGCGGGCGAGTCTTCTCGCCGCAGCGAGCGGAGCTGCTGCAGCCACGCAGCAGCACGCTCACCTCAGCGGGGTCGCCATCGTGGCGCTCGCGGTGGCCGCGACggtggccgtggcggcgatCGCGGCGTTCGGGTGCGCGCAGGGCGCCAAGAAGCCGCCTCGGCATAACAACAACAACGTCTACTACTACGGCCAGGGCTACCCGCCGCCTCCCGCTGGGGCGTACGGCTACCCGGCGCAGCAGCCGGCCCCCGGCTACGGCTACGCGTACCCGCAGCAGCAGAGCGCCGGGCGGCCAGGCCGCAGCGGgctcggctccggcgccgcggggctcgccgtcggcgcGGTCGGGGggctggccgccggcgccgtcatcGGCTCGGCGCTCaactccggcggtggcggttgtggaggcggcggctgcggtggcggtggttgCGGCGGAGGGTGCGGTGGTTGA